The Iamia sp. SCSIO 61187 genomic sequence CTGGCGGCCGGGCGGGGCGACCACCACGGGTACGGGATGCCGGCGAGCCGGTTGATCACGAACCCCTGGACGACCATCAGCACCACGGCGACCATGAGGACGGCGAGCTGCTCGGGCTCGCGCAGGATGCCCAGCGACACGATGAGCGTGGTCGCCCCCGCCGGCGGGTGGGGCACGCGGGCCCAGACCATGGCCCCGCTCGTCAGCCCCAGGGACAGGGCGGCGGCGCCGACCCGGCCGCCGGTGACCTCCGAGGCCAGGGCGGGCGCGGCGTCGGTGAGGCCGAACACCACGAGGGCGAGGTAGCCGGCGGCGGCGCCGATGGCGTGGCCGCCGAGGGTGTTGCGGGGCGACGCCGCCGGGAGGAGGGGCGTGTAGAAGAGCAGGAAGGCGGTGGGCCCCAGCGAGGGGAAGATGAACGGCTCCCCGGTGAGGAGGGCCACCAGGGCCAGGGCGCCGATGGCGATGAGCCCGTTGACGAAGGCGAACAGCCCCAGGACGACGGTCGAGTCGTGCCGCTCGGTGAGCGCCGAGAGCCGCGCCCGGCGGGCGAGCCCCTGGACGATGGCGGCCATGTCGCCACCGATCGGCCCCGGCCGGCGCGCCGGCGGGTCGGTCACCGCAGGTACCGGTAGAAGCCGGCCGATCCGGCCGCCAGCACCACCGAGAAGAGCGCCGTGACCCGGGCCAGGCCGTCCTCGTCGGCGAGGAGGGCCTCGAGGCCGACGGTGAGCAGGAACACCTGCAACGACAGCAGGACGACCACGAAGACGCCCAGGGCGGCCGGGACCTCGCGGTGGAAGCGGGGCCGGCGGGGGCCCGTCCGGTGGGCCGGGACCCGCCGGGGCGGGATCGGGTCGCTCACCCCTCCTCCCCCTCGGCCTCGCCCCGGTACCCGAGCGCCCACACCGTGCCGTCCCGGACCTCGACGTCGATGCGGCCCAGCGGTCGCTGGGGCGGCCCCGACAGCACGTCGCCGGTGTGGACGTCGAAGTGGCCCTCGTGGCACGGGCACTCCATCTCGCCCGTGTCGCGCTGGTAGTAGACGACGCAGCCGAGGTGGGTGCACTTCTGGCTGAACGCCCGCAGCTCCCCGCCGGGCAGGTGCACGAGGATGGCCGGGTCGGCGCCCGTCGGGTAGTCGAAGAGGTGGGCCGAGCCCTCGGGCACGGCGTCGAGGGCGACGATGGGGCGGGGGTCGCCCTCGTTGATCGACCGCAGCGCCGACCAGACGGCGATGCCGACGTTGCCGGCGGCGAAGCCGCCCGAGGCCAGCACCAGGTAGCGGACGAACTCCCGCCGGGTGACCTCGTCCTCGCCGGCCGAGGTCAGGGGGAAGTCCTGGCGCCAGACGGGGTCGGGCACGGGTGTCCACCCGTCGCGGTCGCCGGAGGCCGCAGGACGATCGGTCATGGCCGGGCCCTCACGACGGCCCCTCCTCGTCGAGGCCGAAGGGGTCGTCCTGCCAGGGCCGGGCGCCGCTGGCCGCCACGACGTCGATGGGTCCGGGCCCGTCGGCGACGGTGCGGACCTTCGTGGCCACGGGCTGGCGGCCGAACCAGAACTCGTTGACGAGGGTG encodes the following:
- a CDS encoding HPP family protein, with the translated sequence MAAIVQGLARRARLSALTERHDSTVVLGLFAFVNGLIAIGALALVALLTGEPFIFPSLGPTAFLLFYTPLLPAASPRNTLGGHAIGAAAGYLALVVFGLTDAAPALASEVTGGRVGAAALSLGLTSGAMVWARVPHPPAGATTLIVSLGILREPEQLAVLMVAVVLMVVQGFVINRLAGIPYPWWSPRPAAS
- a CDS encoding ubiquinol-cytochrome c reductase iron-sulfur subunit, whose product is MTDRPAASGDRDGWTPVPDPVWRQDFPLTSAGEDEVTRREFVRYLVLASGGFAAGNVGIAVWSALRSINEGDPRPIVALDAVPEGSAHLFDYPTGADPAILVHLPGGELRAFSQKCTHLGCVVYYQRDTGEMECPCHEGHFDVHTGDVLSGPPQRPLGRIDVEVRDGTVWALGYRGEAEGEEG